TTATAGCTGCATCTAGATCGGGCATGTCAAACTCATTTCAGGTAACCGCTTTAGAGACTGAACAGAAAAGTCAGTTCAGTAGACCAACAACAGTTCAATCAACTCCTCTTAAACATGTTAACAGAAAATGCAAAACCACAGTTGTGTGTTATTCAGGTATTCTGAAAGTCCCTTCTTGCCCCTTGCATATGTCACATACAAGTACCTGACACTTATAAGGTAAATTCACACCTTTTATAATTAGGAAAGcttagaatgagtgtgtgtgtgtgcgcgtatgtgtgtgtgcgtgtacatgtgcgtgtgtgcgtgtgatcaTGATGATAATAACTATTTTGACGTTAAGGGGACATTTCACTAGTCTCCATTAAACAAAGTCAATTTCtacaaaaaactgaaaaaaaatttcaggAATTTCCTGTTGATTACTGAGGTTAAACAGTAGTGCACCTGAagatcacaggtttctattaatgcactAGTGGAGGGTAGATGGTGATCTATTATTAGTTCTGTAGGTGAGCATCATGTTACTCAACAGGAAGCCACTGTAGTGACTCAGCATAGAGTTGCATGAGTAAATGTAAGAGGACTCCTACCTGTTCATCTGCATGTCATATGTGTAGTACTGAAagatctatctctatctatgtTTTCTTATAAACCACTTTAACtcaatccatccatcacttTCCACTCATTTCTGTCTATtcatctgtcttttctttttaccCATTTTAATGCCATCCTTCCACTAAACTAATTAGTTTAATATGATCTGATTTTGATTTGGGTTTAGCTtgatatatacagtcaggtccataaatatttggacattgacaaacgtatttttaatttagttgtctaccacagtatattggagttgaaattaaataatgaacgtgatctcaaagtgcagactttcaacTTTTCCTTAAGGGTATTTACATCGTAggtgaatggtgtaggaattataatacatttacatgtggTTCCCCCAACCTCTGGTTTTTAGGGGTTTAAAGGAAGTGGGCAATTAACTGCTTTTCCATGACCaggtgtgttattccctcattatttcacttacaagtaagcagataaaaggtctagagttgaactgcatttggaatctgttgctgttaactctccaAGTCCAAAGAGTTGTCACTGCCGGTGAAAAAAAGCTATCATTatgctgaaaaatcaaaacaaactcatcagagagatagcaaaaacattaggtgtggccaaatcaactatttggtacaatcttcaaaagaaagaaaacactgatgagctcaggaacaccaaaaggccgagaagacCACTACTGTGGTAGATGACAGATGACATCATAACAGCTGACCAGAtgaagaacactctccaggaggtaggtgtatctggttcaaagtcaacaatcaagagaagacttcaccagagtaaatataGAGTGTTTACCACACGATGTACACCATTAAGCCtcaattcctacaccgttcatctgatttggatgtaaatagcctcaaattaaatttaaaagtttaaattaaaattaattaactccaatatactgtgatAGTCAGCTTAAAAAGCAATAactttgacaaaggccaaaTATATATAGACCTGACAGTAGTTTTCTTTTAAGCTAATGCTACAATAACAGTTTTGACTGTGAATGTATTTGCACTCTTTCTGCCCTCTGAGGTTCTGGcacaacaaatatatattttaacccATAAACAGAAGATAAAGATCGAATCAGCACAAAGTAATAATGATGCTGCCTAATTGAGGAATAACTGTGAATTTTTTCTGAcatcatcattttattaaaCTCAGTCTGTACTATTTGTAGTATTACGAGGGAAGCGTGTGGTTAAGCAGCTTTGTCATATAAAACCATGACCTAATTTTCTTCCTATCTGCATCTCCCCCACTCTTATCTTCTCAGGTATTTTCCAACCTTTATAAAGTTCTTATAGTCCACTCTATAACCCACTGACCACAACATGGGCGTGTGTGTTTCTCCCACATCACACTCTTAATATACGGCTTTACACTCCTTTAATGGGCTTCTGCAgagtgtgtttgttgttgtaGTAAGTAGTCTACACAGTGACAGCATGTTTCCTTCCCTCACTGAGTTTAATGTcatccacaaacacacattaccTAAAAGGACCTTAATTTAAGATCTATGTAACATATTAAGTCATCTCAGATGACTCAGATGACTTAATAGCATTgaactataactataaatgaaaacagtatgacatgttattctttaataaataaacaacataataAGCTCTTTATCAGACATTAAGCAGGCTAGACTCTGTTGTAATGGAGCACAGTTGATACACATGACTCTAGGTTGGTTAAACACTTAAATGCATTCaggtatttattttaaaagcttgGTAGGAGGTTGGGTTCAAGttcagggtcagccatgatacagcacccctgaaGCGGACaggattaagggccttgctcaaggacccaacggtggcagcttggcagtgatGGCGCTTGACCCCCTGACCTTCTAAggacactgtgtgtttgtggatgaCATTAAACACAGTGAGGGAAGGAAACACACTGTCACTGTGTAGACTACTTATTACAACAACAAACATTTTGTTGTCTCCCTCTACCAGACTGTCTCTTGGTGGAGAAACTCAGAAGCCGTAATCGAAATCTCAGCATGCGTGGAGGCAGGTCATCAATGGTCTTGAGGCTAGCAGACTGACCACTGGTTTGTGATCAGTTCTCACCACAAAATCCAGTCCCAGGATGTAGGTTTGAAACCTTTCACAGGCCCAAGTGATTGCAAGAGCATCCTTTTCAATTTGTCCATATCTTCTCTCAGCTTGGGTCATGCTTTTTGATATAAAGGCTACAGGTCTCCACTCACCCATAGCTGGGATAGTACTGCCCCAatctaaaaaaaagaagcatcaGCCAATACTCTAGTCTGACGATCTGGGAGTATTGTGCTAAAATTGCTGAAGAATTGAGTTCCTTTTTTTACTTCCTCAAAGGCTTGCTGTTGCTAGCATCCCCATAGCCAGTCATTTTCAGCCTTAAGCAGATCTCTGATCTTTCCTGTCAGCCCTACAATGTTAGGGGAAAATTTTCCCACATAATTCACCATGCCAATTCATAGCTGTGTTTTTGGGCTCAGGCATCTCCTTGATGGCTTTTATTTTGTCTAGATAAGCTTATATACCATCTGCACTGTTAATGTGGCCTAAAAACCATcgcaaaattacatttttcattcagtGTCATGCCCTTCTGTTCAAGTCAGTCATGACGGGATCATGTTCCTTGTGTGTACAAAACACTAAGATGTCATCAGTGTGACACAAAGTTACATCCAAGCCCTCAAGCATCTGTGTTAGGCACCAAATTGAATACCAAATGGAAGGCAGTGAAAGCAATATCTACCAAAAGGTGTAGTAAAGGTATTGAGTGGCGCTGAGTGTCTGTGTAAAGGAATTTGCCAAAATCCAGCAGTAGCATCCAGTTTGGAGAATACTGTTGCATCTGACAGTTTAGCCAGTGTTTCATAAACTGCAGGGAggatgtgtctctctctgcaatTTTTGTCACAGTCATTTAACCATGTGAGATCAACACAGATAtggattctgttgttttgtttaggTACAATCACCATACCCGCACACTACTCAGTTGCTTCTTCAATGGCTGCAATTACCCCTTCATTCTTTCTAGCTCCTTTTTCACCTTGTTCATCAGAGGCAAATGCACATGACAAGGCACAGACAGAGCAAAGGGAGTTACTGATTCTTTTAGTCTGATTTTATAGTCTCCCTCCAGTTTTCCTAATCCTGTAAAGACTTTTGGGTATAATTCTTTGTaatttgtgtgtattgtatCAGCTGCGTGAAGTAAACCCAGCTCCGTTATGGCTGGTAGCCCCAGCAGTGGGGAAACCAATCTGGGTATTATGAAAACCGggtgttttactgttttaacCCGGTGATATAAAAAGCCAAATTACCCACTAACATGTACTGGAGTGTTGCTTTGTCCAAACAGCATCTTTATCACAGGGCTGAGGACACCATGTTTCCTCTCTGAGTACATGCTTTCTGGAATGGCTGTTACTTCAGCTCCTGTGTCCAATTGGAAAAGGATCTGTCCACCATTCACTGTAATAGTCCTCTGCCACACATCAGCCGGGTTTTGAGACTTTAAGACTCCCAAGAACACTGTTTCAATGCTCTCTGCCTCATCATCTTGATATATTTCATCCagtctttttttgtgttgtaaaCTGCTGCAAAGTGacctttttttcttatattttctgCACTCCACATCTCATGCAGGGCAGCTGTTTAGAGAGTGCATTTGTGACTTCCCACATCTACCGCACCCCTTGTTTCCTTCATTGTGTCTCATACTGTCTGTTCTCCTCTGCACACCATTTTGAACATGTTTCGGTTTGGTTTTGTATTTCAACATGTCCATGTTTGCCTCTTTTGTGTCCCTGCAAGCTTGTCTTAATATTGtcttctgcttttttatttcttcagtgTGTCTGATTTTTGGTAATGGCTTTGCTGAGTGTGAGCTCTGGGTCTAACTGTAGTCTCTCTGACAGTCCATGATCTCATATTCCAACAACCAGTCTATCTCTATTCATTTCCTCTTGGAGAACTCCATACTGGCAGTTCTCTGCTAATTTATGAACTGCAGTAATGAATGCTTCTGCTGTTTCACCAGGCTCTTGGCACCTTTTGTTATATTTAGCCCTCTCATAAATCACATTGTGCTTGCATACAAAATGTTTCTCAAACACTTCCTTGACTTTATcgtatgtctttctgtctttgtctgtcaGATCCAGCATACTCACAATATCATCTGCTTTATCGCCCAGTGTGTAAATAAGAGAGTTAACTTGATACTCCTCCCTTCTCTCACTGATACACGCAGCAATGCAAATTCGCTCAAATCTGCGAATCCAATGTGGCCAACTGACAAATTTGCTGAAGTTGAAGTTTTCACTGAGCTTATTGAGAGCAGTGTATCCATTCTAAATGTTTACCTTGCAGCCATTCACAGTCTTTTTTTGTCGctgttttgtgtatgttttcCCAGTGCTCTCTCAGTTCCACATTACCACCTGGTGAATTGAACTACTGCACAACTTCACACGAAAAGAAAACTTTAAGGGATAATATGATGTGGGTGACAGACAAGGAACTGAGACAGGTCCACTCCTGACAACAGTTTATGATCTTATATAGATCTTACTTAAGAAATGCTCCAGAGACTCGATTTGTGCAGTGACTTCCAACTTTACTCcttcaaactctctctctctgcgcatgcgcacagtGTACAACCAAACATCACTACAGGCGTAACtacagaaagaggaagaggggaagagagagagagagagagagagagagagagagagagtgatgtaGCTGGCAGAGCAtgcaacacagacacacatccacacacacagacacttcacggagtgtgaacttgaacttgaaggGAGCAAGAGCTGCAAGCTAGTGAGGTTTTCTGttggtttgtcttttttgttgagttttttgaaagtgtgctgaaaagcacAGTAAAAAATAAGCCTGGAGCTCTGCTAAACTTCCGCCTGCTGCCCGAGTCTTCCTCTGCACCCATACACACCAGGTTCTACagttagtttgtcccattataCTGGATGTAAATGCTCTCAAATTAAAActggttaaaattaaaattaataattgtcagctaaaataacaataactttgtcaaagGTCAAATATGTATATGctgactgtatttatattttaatgccaATATTGTTGAGGTGTGAATATATtggcacaccttctgacctctGAGGCTCTGGCATGAAAAAATGCTATTTTGACTCACAAACAGAAGATACAGATCAAATCAGCACAAATTAATAATGATGCTGTCTGACTGAGGAATAATTCTGAATTTTTTCtatcatcatcattttattaaaCTCAGTTTGAACTATTTGTAATATTACGAGGGAAGTGTGTGGTTAATCAGTTTTGTTATATAAGACCATGACCTAATTTTCTTCCTATCTACATCTCCCCCACTCTTATCTTCTCAGGTATTTTCCAACCTTCATAAAGTTGGTACACTCCAATCTATAACCCACTGACCACAACATGGGCGTGTGTGTTTCTCCCACATCACACACTTAATATACGGTTGATTATTagttgattatttgcctataacagcacatcattaagtgttttattcctcttatatcacagcaatttgacaacaattacattatttgtatttgttaaagaacacattatctttatacatttaatatagtGGAATGTCTCGCAGCTCATTATATCTAATCGCTATCTGCGTGCTAATCTTGTCCTCAGCTAACCACTTCCCCTCCCCCACTAGACTCTGTTGTCTACAAACTGAATATTTTCTCATAATGCtctgcactctttctctctcacacgtTCAGTCTTATTCatatcttgtattttttttttattttgtttacaaataCTGCAACTCAACCCTTACCAAAatcacatgaacttcacataTGAATAATCACACAAGTCACACGTGGAACTTTCCGTCTCTTTGACTTGTTGCAGCAATGTCAAGCCAAAGCACAACCTGCAATCTGAAGGTCGTACAAAGTGACATTAATCTTTAACAACGCAGAATGATTTATTAAAtgagttgttttatttattatacttttttaaagataaaaagggAATATTGTTTAGCACGTTGCACTATAAACACAGTCAGGGCAATACTGAAGTACAAGTTgccacatttaataataatcatttattatctctgtgtattgtgtgtgatgtggagtttagatttagatttccCTTCAATAAAGTTGCACTTGTtcatctttattttactttaagtgTTTAATACAGGAGTGTGAGGTAAGTTTGATTACAAAGTGTTAAACGCTGCACGGTCCTTTTCATTTTAGGTGAAAACCGCAGCCGGGTTTTCTGTGGAAGATGCAGTTTTTTCCCTCTTATACAAAGTGGAACTTTTCGTCACCTACAAACACTCAAACCACACATTCTCCCACTCCTCTTACCTGCTTATATAAACTCTAGAGTGAGGTGACATCTGCATTAGCACCATTCTGTTCACATCGtgaccatcatcaccatcatcagcagcagcagcagcagcagtcatGTCCTCTCGTTCTCTCCTGCTGGTTCTGCTGGTTCTCGCCTGCCTTCAGTCGTTCACAACGGCCGAGAGTAAGATAAAGataatcttttaaatatttagcaatgttttggttattattattattattattattagcaattTGTGAACAGTTACAACATGACATCAGAAATTTAATCTGGTTATAgttttgtttaatgttgtggaccatctgcaaaacaagttagttcctgttctcacttacgttatagcagctataaacagtcgttccctcaacagcctctcttttattctctctattaaagttaaaaatgaagcttgtcatgttaaaaaGAAtttgcaaagcgtaaactcctctgttggaaaacttaaagggataaattcacatgtttacaatttattttggtttaacttaatttgaatctattcatttctgtaaagctgctttgtgacaatgtccattgttaaaagcactatataaataaaataaaattgaattgaattgaattaaattaaagttagAATGTtacccctgactgttacaaagcgctgacactggagactccttccataaatgttaaataaacatctccttacagaaaacttcacaatatcaacgattacacacattttttaaatccgtttatgtggagcatctgctgtacaagttcctgtgaatgagctgttactatagcaacgatgacgtattagaacgagtgcattaatataaacctgcgctactgtcagagctgctgttatagagaatcaGAGTTCATAATCAAAATAAAGTAATGTGGTAAAATCTAAAACATACAACAGTCATCATCTCTtaccagattaaaaaaagcatctaatatgtttttattgagTATTTAATTGCTGAActaaatgcagaaatgttttcACACAGGTGCAGGTGGACAAGGTCCATGCTGTTTCAGTTACCAGACACATAAAATCCCTGTAAGACTCATTACAGCGTATCAAGAAACAGACCGTGGGTGTGAATATCCTGGAGTCATGTAAGCTTTCACCCCCtcacttatttttaattattttcaattaataataaaaaaaagttagtatTTTCATGTCCATTATTGCTTTATGGTGATGTGTAATATAATCTAACTTTAAATAATCGTGGAGGTTTGGGACGTGTGAGAGGGTttgattttctgtctttattgcaGTTATACACTGATGTAAATCTTCTCTCCTCTGCAGCTTTATCCTAAAGAGCGGCCGTGGGGTGTGTGCAGACCCCGAAGTCAAGTGGGTGCAGAAACACATGAAAACAATTGACCAGCGCCTGATTTTACAAGACTGATCCAACCTCAACCAAGTTTAAATCCTCTCTACATTaataagaaattttttttttttttttttacaaaatgcatttttatgtatttatacagGAGGAATag
This genomic interval from Pangasianodon hypophthalmus isolate fPanHyp1 chromosome 4, fPanHyp1.pri, whole genome shotgun sequence contains the following:
- the LOC113524004 gene encoding regakine-1-like isoform X3, which gives rise to MSSRSLLLVLLVLACLQSFTTAESAGGQGPCCFSYQTHKIPVRLITAYQETDRGCEYPGVIFFLKSGRWVCADPEVKWVQNHMKTIDQRLILQD
- the LOC113524004 gene encoding regakine-1-like isoform X1 gives rise to the protein MSSRSLLLVLLVLACLQSFTTAESAGGQGPCCFSYQTHKIPVRLITAYQETDRGCEYPGVIFILKSGRGVCADPEVKWVQKHMKTIDQRLILQD